In the genome of bacterium, one region contains:
- a CDS encoding DUF928 domain-containing protein: MRKAFLFLLIASTAIFAQLSIKVQPPPTDKFTMSDLWRIQIDNRYERIVRVFLHAEITQSKLGLIARANTNDFILRAGKFSMSLKDIGGLTEEWYHPDYESYIMRTGAFPPGKYAICVSAIDAETGLELAKQCFEHEVIVRTPPRPLSPKDGAKITTSTPRFTWTHPRREIEKFVTYGIKIAEIKEGQTKQEAINSNPPILMQIGIKKTNFAYPADAPLLEDGKKYVWQVGIYCDDKELISSQPMSFTKVKPAKAKKETEQARRKETLAVTESCPCCSLEVFAMVCCPEKYEKTTSFYRSQNIKVVATYCEPVVDIEKVTKIKLPLKSDIMWDPEALPPDSLSKLTGIKLENIGITAFAIDDSIVYKGTPEFSVTRYFPANIFTPGKHTISVALKRIDGSVCRCTKEIEVADCPDFDVKAEVILSGKCSPVEAKFVIEPEKEICAANIVFDTSGIFKGEEFLKCGGLPLTKIYHYSGCNDSLIAYPKIELTTKHKCRKVIFPEPIVIKPEIDIDTGCISWRYVCDESTWTWNRRNIEIVYRYGFGKCSAICDNYEVIIDWGDGTTSSKSDMKSDYRRHEDKFLHEYSSYGTYKVTATLSNSCDTVERKFTIPVGRPECRKLIDDIVELLDTSYFISQSNGLDCSSVFNLITNSLCESGILAKVGTEVSDPVHGTKAKICQILLDIRISSDEFDLKACFPKSWDIDKIYKVVLGEKEFKGLFKRSRDGGTDEKTGRVWRFYENKVGSAKITYIPAKEGKKAYFGFTFCAGDCSYCPEKYRVCRVISNLTEKKASKLIRELRGGRSRTVDISETSSVLFEVCVCCPPGECER; the protein is encoded by the coding sequence ATGCGTAAAGCTTTTCTTTTTCTTCTCATTGCGTCAACAGCCATTTTTGCCCAGCTTTCAATAAAGGTTCAACCACCGCCCACGGATAAATTCACGATGTCCGACCTCTGGCGTATCCAAATCGATAACCGTTATGAGCGGATCGTAAGGGTTTTTCTTCACGCTGAGATAACACAATCAAAATTAGGGCTCATAGCGCGCGCAAACACTAACGATTTCATACTTCGCGCAGGTAAATTTTCAATGTCACTCAAGGACATAGGTGGGCTAACTGAGGAGTGGTATCATCCGGATTACGAAAGTTATATAATGCGCACAGGTGCTTTCCCGCCGGGTAAATATGCTATATGTGTTTCTGCCATTGATGCTGAGACGGGATTAGAACTGGCAAAGCAGTGTTTCGAGCACGAGGTCATTGTCCGCACCCCGCCCAGACCATTGAGCCCAAAAGATGGCGCAAAAATCACCACCAGCACACCTCGATTCACATGGACACATCCCAGACGAGAAATAGAGAAGTTCGTCACATATGGAATAAAAATAGCCGAGATAAAGGAAGGGCAAACCAAGCAAGAGGCTATAAACAGTAATCCGCCAATTTTGATGCAAATAGGCATCAAAAAAACCAATTTTGCCTACCCTGCCGATGCGCCACTGCTTGAGGATGGTAAAAAGTATGTGTGGCAGGTTGGGATATACTGCGATGACAAGGAGCTGATAAGTTCTCAACCGATGTCCTTCACGAAGGTAAAACCCGCCAAAGCCAAGAAGGAAACCGAACAAGCACGAAGAAAAGAGACACTGGCTGTGACGGAAAGTTGTCCGTGTTGTTCGCTTGAGGTATTCGCTATGGTGTGCTGCCCTGAAAAATACGAAAAAACTACCTCGTTCTATCGGTCTCAGAACATAAAGGTTGTTGCGACATACTGCGAACCGGTGGTTGACATAGAAAAAGTGACGAAAATCAAACTTCCGCTTAAAAGCGACATAATGTGGGACCCGGAAGCGTTGCCGCCCGATTCCCTCTCCAAACTAACGGGGATAAAGCTCGAAAACATCGGGATAACAGCTTTCGCTATAGATGACAGCATAGTTTATAAGGGCACGCCGGAGTTCAGCGTTACCAGATATTTTCCAGCCAACATTTTTACCCCAGGAAAGCATACCATAAGCGTAGCCCTCAAGCGTATAGACGGCAGTGTATGCCGATGCACAAAAGAGATAGAAGTAGCCGATTGCCCCGATTTTGATGTAAAAGCTGAAGTGATATTATCAGGAAAATGCTCACCGGTCGAAGCTAAGTTCGTTATCGAGCCTGAGAAGGAGATTTGCGCAGCTAACATTGTCTTTGACACATCAGGAATCTTTAAAGGAGAAGAATTTCTTAAGTGCGGTGGTCTCCCGCTGACGAAGATTTACCACTACAGCGGCTGTAATGACTCGCTGATTGCCTACCCTAAAATAGAGTTAACCACCAAGCATAAGTGCCGAAAAGTGATTTTCCCTGAGCCTATCGTTATAAAGCCCGAGATAGACATCGATACGGGATGCATAAGCTGGCGCTATGTGTGCGACGAATCGACATGGACATGGAACAGAAGAAACATAGAAATAGTGTACAGATATGGTTTCGGGAAATGTAGCGCTATATGTGACAACTACGAGGTAATCATCGACTGGGGAGATGGAACCACATCTTCCAAAAGCGACATGAAAAGCGATTACAGAAGGCACGAGGACAAGTTTCTGCACGAATACTCAAGCTATGGAACATACAAAGTTACAGCGACTTTAAGCAACAGTTGCGACACCGTAGAAAGAAAGTTCACCATTCCCGTGGGACGGCCCGAATGCCGAAAGCTTATTGATGACATAGTTGAGCTTCTGGATACGAGCTATTTTATATCGCAATCGAACGGACTTGATTGCAGTTCCGTTTTTAACCTAATAACCAATTCGCTTTGTGAGAGTGGAATACTGGCGAAGGTCGGCACTGAGGTTAGCGACCCCGTTCATGGGACAAAGGCTAAAATTTGCCAAATCCTTCTGGATATAAGAATATCAAGTGACGAATTCGACCTTAAAGCTTGTTTCCCAAAAAGCTGGGATATAGACAAGATTTATAAAGTCGTCTTGGGCGAGAAGGAATTTAAAGGATTGTTCAAGCGGAGCCGCGACGGCGGAACAGACGAAAAAACTGGGCGCGTGTGGAGATTTTACGAAAATAAAGTCGGAAGCGCTAAAATAACCTATATACCAGCAAAGGAAGGTAAGAAAGCATATTTTGGCTTTACTTTCTGTGCGGGCGATTGCAGCTACTGTCCGGAAAAGTATAGGGTCTGCAGAGTTATATCCAACCTTACCGAGAAGAAAGCTTCAAAACTTATTAGAGAGCTTAGAGGGGGTAGAAGTAGAACTGTTGATATATCGGAGACCTCCTCGGTTTTGTTTGAGGTTTGCGTTTGCTGTCCGCCGGGTGAATGTGAAAGATAA